A window from Primulina eburnea isolate SZY01 chromosome 2, ASM2296580v1, whole genome shotgun sequence encodes these proteins:
- the LOC140822773 gene encoding protochlorophyllide reductase-like, whose product MYLQAASVVSSTLSIPKENKASGLKETSLFGASLPLSLKAESNSSLNKELRKKLVNGPIKAQTTVTAPSINQASTEEKKTRTKGTVIVTGASSGLGLAAAKALAETGKWHVIMACRNFLKAKKAAKSVGIAKEDYTVMHLDLASLESVRQFVDAFRLTGRPLDVLVCNAAVYFPTAKEPTFTAEGFELSVGTNHLGHFLLSRLLLEDMKKSDYSQKRLIIVGSITGNTNTLAGNVPPKANLGDLRGLRGGLNGVGSSSMIDGGEFDGAKAYKDSKVCNMLTMQEFHRRFHEETGITFASLYPGCIAETGLFREHIPLFRILFPPFQKYITKGYVSETEAGERLAQVVSDPSLSKSGVYWSWNNNSSSFENKLSKEASDAEKASKLWEISEKLVGLA is encoded by the exons ATGTATCTCCAAGCAGCCTCTGTGGTTTCATCGACCCTCTCCATTCCTAAAGAG AACAAAGCAAGTGGTTTAAAAGAGACGTCCCTTTTTGGAGCTTCACTGCCGCTCTCCCTTAAAGCTGAAAGCAACTCTTCTCTGAACAAG GAATTAAGAAAGAAACTGGTAAATGGACCAATTAAAGCACAAACGACAGTCACAGCTCCATCCATCAATCAGGCTTCAACAGAAGAGAAGAAAACTCGAACCAAAGGCACCGTTATAGTCACCGGAGCATCCTCAGGATTAGGCCTTGCAGCTGCAAAGGCTCTTGCCGAAACAGGAAAATGGCATGTTATCATGGCCTGCAGGAATTTTCTCAAGGCCAAAAAAGCTGCGAAATCCGTTGGTATTGCTAAAGAAGACTACACGGTCATGCATCTTGACCTTGCCTCTCTTGAAAGTGTCCGCCAGTTTGTTGATGCTTTTCGACTTACTGGGAGGCCGCTCGATGTGCTGGTTTGCAATGCTGCCGTTTACTTTCCAACTGCTAAAGAGCCGACGTTTACTGCTGAGGGGTTCGAGCTCAGTGTTGGCACAAATCATCTTGGCCATTTCCTTCTTTCTAGGTTGCTATTGGAAGATATGAAAAAATCAGATTATTCACAGAAGCGCCTCATCATCGTTGGTTCCATTACAG GTAACACGAACACCTTGGCCGGAAATGTGCCACCAAAGGCTAATTTAGGGGATTTAAGGGGACTTAGAGGAGGTTTGAATGGAGTAGGCAGCTCGTCCATGATAGATGGGGGCGAATTTGATGGTGCCAAAGCCTACAAAGACAGCAAAGTCTGCAACATGCTCACTATGCAAGAGTTTCACAGACGTTTCCACGAGGAAACTGGCATTACTTTTGCATCACTCTATCCTGGATGTATCGCTGAAACAGGATTATTCAGAGAACACATTCCACTTTTCAGGATTCTCTTCCCACCTTTCCAGAAATATATCACCAAAGGCTATGTCTCGGAAACAGAAGCTGGAGAAAGACTTGCGCAG GTTGTTAGTGATCCAAGCCTCTCAAAGTCAGGTGTATATTGGAGCTGGAATAACAACTCTTCTTCTTTTGAGAATAAGCTCTCGAAAGAAGCCAGTGATGCCGAGAAAGCGAGTAAACTGTGGGAAATCAGTGAAAAACTCGTCGGATTGGCTTGA